A genomic region of Aspergillus oryzae RIB40 DNA, chromosome 1 contains the following coding sequences:
- a CDS encoding pepsin-like aspartic protease (aspartyl protease), whose amino-acid sequence MRGASLLPVALAALSCVDALSLHRRDTPATVELPIERRQHAGGLQKRDSTLNLPLINYYDSFYILNLTLGTPAQQFAVALDTGSSDLWVNVANSSYCSSRTNPCKPFGLYDPDASSTYKNLGVEFNATYGDGTNAYGYYATDELGLGDVNVDDMQFGVAESTTITQGIVGVAYDTLTNEASHEGKTYVNLPQALVNSGAIKSPAYSLWLNDPQASRGSILFGGVNKAKYKGELQTIPIVRTLRGYSYLAVTLTGVSVEQGKESEDYSSRLPIVVLLDSGTSLTYLPDSLVDELYKTFNATFLEDDGLAYVDCELMKKDYTVNFDFSGATIAVGISELVLKAVAEDFPLGTCAFGVVPSGDSQDAMYILGDTFLRSAYVVYDLGNNEISLANTNFSPGDDDILEIGTGTSAVPGATPVESPVTSATVASATDIVHTVMVGGTKATATDSNSGAAETSSSSGIAALPTSNTRHLLSGLAGAGLLLAL is encoded by the exons ATGCGGGGCGCATCTCTCCTACCAGTTGCTTTAGCGGCATTGTCATGTGTGGACGCCCTCTCGCTTCACAGGCGCGATACCCCGGCCACCGTCGAGCTGCCTATTGAGCGTAGGCAACATGCGGGGGGTCTGCAGAAGAGAGATTCGACGCTGAACTTGCCACTCATAAACTAC TATGATAGTTTCTACATCCTGAACCTGACGCTAGGAACGCCAGCACAGCAATTTGCGGTCGCTTTGGATACTGGCAGCAGTGACCTCTGGGTGAATGTCGCCAACTCGTCCTACTGTTCGTCTCGGACTAATCCGTGCAAACCTTTTGGCCTATATGATCCCGACGCATCCTCAACATACAAGAACCTGGGTGTTGAGTTCAATGCAACATACGGCGACGGCACAAACGCCTACGGTTACTATGCCACTGATGAACTCGGTCTTGGTGATGTAAATGTTGATGATATGCAATTTGGCGTTGCCGAATCAACTACGATAACAC AGGGTATCGTCGGTGTAGCTTATGACACTCTCACCAATGAAGCCTCGCATGAAGGCAAAACATACGTCAACCTTCCCCAAGCCCTAGTTAATAGTGGGGCCATTAAATCGCCCGCCTACAGCCTGTGGCTAAATGATCCCCAGGCGAGCCGGGGGTCTATTCTCTTCGGCGGTGTCAACAAGGCCAAGTACAAAGGCGAACTTCAGACCATCCCCATCGTGCGCACTCTTCGCGGGTATTCCTATCTAGCCGTTACCTTGACCGGCGTTTCCGTGGAACAGGGCAAGGAGTCCGAAGATTACTCCTCACGCCTGCCTATAGTGGTGCTGCTTGATTCGGGCACCTCCTTAACATATCTGCCTGACTCACTCGTTGATGAGCTCTACAAGACGTTCAACGCTACCTTCCTTGAGGACGATGGGCTGGCATACGTTGACTGCGAGCTCATGAAAAAGGATTATACCGTGAATTTCGACTTCTCCGGCGCCACCATCGCCGTCGGAATTAGTGAACTGGTCCTCAAAGCGGTTGCCGAGGACTTCCCTTTGGGAACCTGCGCCTTCGGTGTTGTCCCCAGTGGAGACAGCCAGGATGCCATGTATATCTTGGGAGACACTTTCCTCCGCAGTGCATACGTCGTGTATGACCTCGGTAACAACGAGATCTCCCTTGCCAACACGAACTTCTCTCCCGGAGACGATGACATCTTAGAGATCGGCACCGGTACCAGCGCCGTGCCCGGTGCCACTCCAGTCGAGTCCCCTGTCACCTCTGCTACCGTCGCATCCGCCACTGACATTGTCCATACCGTCATGGTGGGCGGTACTAAAGCTACTGCCACTGACTCGAATTCCGGCGCCGCCGAGACCTCATCCTCGAGCGGGATCGCAGCCTTGCCGACAAGCAACACgagacatcttctctctggCCTTGCGGGtgctggtcttcttcttgctttgtAA
- a CDS encoding peroxiredoxin family protein (alkyl hydroperoxide reductase/peroxiredoxin): MFAARRLTAGVPRVFSQRALFHNTAPAFVQKGDSIPNLDVLVEDSPGNKVNLASELKGKGVIVGVPAAFSPACSSSHVPGYINHPKLKEAGQVFVVSVNDPFVMKAWATSLDPSGKSGIRFLGDPTGKFSEALDVTFDSSSIFGNHRSKRYALLVENGKVKEAFVEPDNTGLDVSAAEKVLA; encoded by the exons ATGTTCGCTGCCCGCCGTCTCACCGCTGGTGTTCCCCGCGTCTTCTCCCAGAGGGCTTTGTTCCACAACACTGCTCCTGCTTTCGTCCAAAAGGGCGACTCCATTCCCAACCTTGATGTTCTGGTTGAGGACTCTCCCGGCAACAAGGTCAACCTCGCCAGCGAGCTGAAGGGCAAGGGCGTCATTGTCGGCGTTCCCGCAGCTTTCA GCCCTGCCTGCTCCAGCTCCCACGTCCCCGGATATATCAACCACCCCAAACTCAAGGAAGCCGGTCAGGTCTTCGTTGTCTCGGTCAATGATCCTTTCGT CATGAAGGCGTGGGCCACCTCTCTCGACCCCTCCGGCAAGAGCGGT ATCCGCTTCCTGGGCGACCCCACCGGCAAGTTCTCCGAGGCGCTCGATGTCACCTTCGAtagctcctccatcttcggAAACCACCGCAGCAAGCGCTACGCCCTGCTGGTCGAGAACGGCAAGGTTAAGGAGGCTTTCGTGGAGCCCGACAACACCGGTCTCGACG TGTCCGCCGCCGAGAAGGTCCTTGCTTAA
- a CDS encoding uncharacterized protein (predicted protein) gives MTLLGNSGVRSLISKIRRKHPKLLLRLNSHHHPLVESSAIFLPPGLRIQSPLHPIKTFPAHLMYSRTSTLLSRSCRYFFRAPVHQRQTFSISARSFAAVNAAMADATAGVTPEGLKSKLIEQLQAQHVEIEDLSGGCGQAFQAVIVSPQFEKKTMLARHRLVNSVLKAEIAAIHAWTPKCYTPEQWQALQQ, from the exons ATGACTCTTTTAGGAAATTCCGGGGTCCGCTCATTA ATATCAAAAATCCGGAGAAAGCATCCAAAACTTTTGTTGCGCCTCAACTCCCACCACCATCCTCTAGTCGAATCCAGCGCAATCTTCCTCCCGCCCGGTCTCCGGATCCAATCTCCTCTGCACCCGATCAAGACGTTCCCCGCCCACTTGATGTACTCCCGCACCTCCACCCTCTTGAGCAGAAGCTGCCGGTACTTCTTCCGTGCCCCCGTTCACCAGAGACAGACCTTTTCGATCTCCGCGCGCTCCTTCGCCGCCGTAAACGCAGCTATGGCCGACGCGACCGCAGGGGTGACCCCCGAGGGACTGAAGAGCAAGTTGATCGAGCAGTTGCAGGCACAGCatgttgagattgaggacCTTTCGG GCGGCTGTGGCCAGGCATTCCAGGCGGTGATTGTATCCCCACagttcgagaagaagaccatgCTCGCTCGTCACCGATTGGTAAACTCGGTTCTGAAGGCCGAAATCGCAGCTATCCATGCTTGGACACCTAAGTGCTATACCCCGGAGCAGTGGCAAGCTTTGCAGCAGTAG
- a CDS encoding NmrA/HSCARG family protein (predicted protein), which yields MSKTLAVFGATGQQGGSVIDYVLNDPELSQRYKIRAITRNVDSPKAQQLKEKVEVVQGDVLSQSSLREALTGAHTIFAMTTPIPGPDALETEYQSAKTIADVAIDQGAEYIIFSTLPAISEISGGKYTQVTPFEAKAKAEKYIRGLPIKSAFFSPGSFMENYQLLPFLRPRQAPDGTWVMVHPMSPKGLLPLIDAVGDTGKFIGAILAEPDKYEGKTFCAATALYSLDEIAAVMSKATGKTIACKQVHPEEFKKSLPFLALAFNVFIEGFQSIGEFGYYGPDSERLVAWAAQNARGRLSTFEEYLEAHPLQLE from the coding sequence ATGTCCAAAACCTTAGCCGTTTTTGGTGCGACTGGCCAACAAGGCGGTTCAGTGATTGACTATGTGTTGAACGACCCAGAGCTTTCACAGCGGTATAAAATCCGTGCTATAACCCGTAACGTCGATTCACCGAAGGCTCAGCAGCTCAAGGAGAAAGTCGAAGTTGTCCAGGGTGATGTGCTCAGCCAATCCTCCCTCAGGGAAGCTTTGACCGGCGCGCATACTATCTTCGCCATGACCACACCCATCCCTGGTCCGGATGCCCTGGAAACAGAGTATCAAAGTGCTAAAACAATCGCCGACGTCGCCATTGACCAAGGTGCAGAGTACATTATTTTCAGCACTCTGCCAGCAATTAGCGAGATCTCTGGCGGCAAGTACACCCAAGTCACCCCGTTCGAGGCCAAGGCGAAAGCCGAAAAGTACATCCGAGGCCTACCTATCAAGAgtgccttcttctcccccggGTCATTCATGGAGAATTACCAGCTACTACCCTTCCTGCGCCCACGACAGGCCCCCGATGGCACCTGGGTTATGGTCCACCCAATGTCTCCCAAGGGGCTGCTCCCCTTGATCGACGCTGTTGGGGACACAGGCAAGTTTATTGGTGCGATCCTTGCCGAACCTGATAAGTACGAAGGAAAGACGTTTTGTGCCGCTACAGCCCTGTACAGCCTAGACGAAATCGCTGCCGTCATGTCTAAAGCTACAGGCAAGACCATTGCCTGCAAGCAAGTCCACCCGGAAGAGTTCAAGAAGAGCTTACCGTTCCTCGCTCTTGccttcaatgtcttcatcgaAGGGTTTCAAAGTATAGGTGAGTTCGGGTACTACGGCCCGGATTCTGAGAGGTTGGTTGCTTGGGCTGCTCAGAATGCCCGAGGCAGACTTTCCACTTTTGAAGAGTACTTGGAGGCACATCCGTTACAGCTGGAATAA